A genomic segment from Campylobacter concisus encodes:
- a CDS encoding NnrS family protein — translation MINNFFTHPMRIFFLMSAACAVLGASVFFTPTDFVSLHKFIFLQLFLALAYAGFLLTGLTDWTNFQASLKIHAYILFSLFFTSFILAFFSLFLAHCFIALFWLYLVLLCLYMIWRDKNDDQFGVLGFLFGILSFEIYYLISGNEKFLNLQVFIHVIAILLISYRVSVVLGKEALKREKGMDEAVFVPNFIYKNIAICCVCAFLLLNIFFEESMGVYYAAIACGSAVLAKLKEWHYKELFRHSFVLLYYFMQLFLAVGFLGIGFSGIFELHLETNFMHLIAINAVIFSVMLIFNVAGLRHSGQELEFLRLSKIAFILVLLAGISRGILAYFWSGFYIHLPATLIAVAFVFWLINFYVIFRDNDFSDDPE, via the coding sequence ATGATTAATAACTTTTTTACTCATCCTATGAGGATATTTTTCTTAATGAGTGCCGCCTGTGCGGTGCTTGGTGCTAGTGTGTTTTTTACTCCAACTGATTTTGTGAGTTTGCATAAATTTATATTTTTGCAACTTTTCTTAGCGCTTGCTTATGCTGGATTTTTGCTAACTGGACTAACTGATTGGACAAATTTTCAAGCATCTCTAAAAATACACGCCTATATATTATTTTCACTCTTTTTTACAAGCTTTATCTTGGCATTTTTTAGCCTATTTTTAGCACACTGCTTTATCGCTCTTTTTTGGCTTTACTTGGTTTTGCTTTGCCTTTATATGATCTGGCGAGATAAAAATGATGATCAATTTGGCGTACTTGGCTTTTTGTTTGGCATTTTAAGCTTTGAAATTTATTATCTAATAAGTGGCAATGAAAAATTTCTAAATTTACAAGTTTTTATCCACGTGATCGCTATCTTACTCATCTCTTACCGCGTTAGTGTCGTACTTGGGAAAGAAGCACTAAAAAGAGAAAAAGGTATGGATGAAGCTGTTTTTGTGCCAAATTTTATCTATAAAAATATCGCTATTTGCTGCGTTTGTGCTTTTTTGCTTTTAAATATATTTTTTGAAGAAAGCATGGGTGTCTATTATGCCGCGATAGCTTGCGGAAGTGCGGTACTTGCAAAGCTTAAAGAATGGCATTATAAAGAGCTTTTTAGGCATAGTTTTGTGCTTTTATACTATTTTATGCAACTATTTTTAGCGGTTGGATTTTTAGGGATCGGCTTTAGCGGTATTTTTGAGCTCCATCTTGAAACAAATTTTATGCATCTAATAGCGATAAATGCAGTGATTTTTAGCGTAATGCTTATATTTAATGTCGCAGGACTTCGTCACAGCGGACAAGAACTTGAGTTTTTACGCCTTAGCAAAATTGCTTTTATTTTAGTTCTTTTAGCTGGCATTAGTAGAGGAATTTTGGCTTATTTTTGGAGTGGCTTTTATATTCATTTACCAGCAACACTCATAGCAGTCGCTTTTGTTTTTTGGCTCATAAATTTTTATGTGATCTTTAGAGATAACGATTTTAGTGATGATCCAGAGTAA
- a CDS encoding ABC transporter ATP-binding protein, translating to MLELKNVEYEILRDKVVRNFSLNVKGGEVVTLFGPSGCGKTTILRLISGLNEPRKGKIFNSFKKTTYFFQENRLLTWKNALENVLLVMDKPDVNAVLELFKKVGLSQKDTLKYPSELSGGMRQRVAFVRAVVTKPDLLLMDEPFSGLDYDMKEILIEIISQRVSEGMSVILVTHDRMEAVKMSNRIYFLSSKGAVIQRELEIDKDFKERDFTFISKMIDENFKGQIYYD from the coding sequence ATGCTTGAGCTTAAAAATGTAGAGTATGAAATTTTAAGAGATAAGGTCGTAAGGAATTTTAGCCTAAATGTAAAAGGTGGCGAGGTAGTGACGCTTTTTGGGCCATCTGGATGTGGCAAAACGACGATACTTCGGCTTATTAGCGGACTAAATGAGCCTAGAAAAGGAAAAATTTTTAATAGCTTTAAAAAGACTACATATTTTTTTCAAGAAAATCGCCTACTTACATGGAAAAATGCTCTTGAAAATGTGCTTTTGGTTATGGATAAACCAGATGTTAACGCTGTTTTAGAGCTTTTTAAAAAGGTTGGATTAAGCCAAAAGGACACTTTAAAATACCCAAGCGAGCTAAGTGGCGGCATGAGACAAAGGGTAGCTTTCGTAAGAGCGGTCGTAACAAAGCCTGATCTACTTTTAATGGATGAGCCTTTTTCTGGGCTTGATTATGATATGAAAGAAATTTTGATTGAGATTATCAGCCAAAGAGTAAGTGAAGGTATGAGTGTGATTCTTGTCACACACGATAGAATGGAAGCTGTAAAGATGTCAAATAGAATTTATTTCTTATCAAGTAAAGGTGCAGTCATACAAAGAGAACTTGAAATAGACAAAGATTTCAAAGAGCGCGATTTTACGTTTATTAGCAAGATGATAGATGAAAATTTCAAAGGGCAAATTTATTATGATTAA